A single region of the Ascaphus truei isolate aAscTru1 chromosome 6, aAscTru1.hap1, whole genome shotgun sequence genome encodes:
- the SLC45A1 gene encoding proton-associated sugar transporter A isoform X1, whose product MLLHLKSQVTQNCRHSFHLHQIHLLFIMSMSVTTPPADIILPNLAAQEFWRSQVCGYTTSVTGHISHRANNFKRHPKRRKCIRPSPPPPPNTPCPLDLIDFVDLHPRRSFLELLFNGCILFGIEFCYAMETAYVTPVLLQMGLPDAFYSMVWFISPILGFMLQPLLGAWSDTCTSRFGRRRPFILVLAIGALFGLTLLLNGRDIGLSATDTVSDHKWGLILTICGVVLMDFSADSADNPSHAYMMDVCSPEDQDRGLNIHALLGGLGGGFGYVVGGINWNRTSFGKAMGGQLRVIYIFTSITLTITTILTLISIPERPIQLFSIKKKVMKSPSLPLPPSPPVFFEEHENQNQSTRNSTNVYASFTSPISPVSPLTPKYGSLISRDNSLTGINEFASSFGATNIDSVLIDCFTGVHESYSAASGSMPRQASSLPRVPETLYCSGNGVLEAAENITTPGTERDHLTIGSLDTSRPRSSGILKRPQTLAIPDVITGTYPESSRRRNVTFSQQVANILLNGVKYESELNGSTEMCHRPLSMKLLCSSICHMPKALRHLCINHFLGWLSFEGMLLFYTDFMGEVVFQGDPKAPHNSEEYQRYNAGVTMGCWGMCIYAFSAAFYSAILEKLEEYFSIRTLYFIAYLTFGLGTGLATLSSNIYIILALCITHGILFSTLCILPYSLLCDYYQNKKFVGSSSDGTKRGMGVDISLLSCQYFLAQIIVSIVIGPLTSLVGSANGVMYFSSIMSFVGCFYSSLFVIYEVPPGGDLEEEQQPLLLNI is encoded by the exons aaatacatttattattcattatGTCTATGTCTGTAACTACTCCACCAGCTGACATCATCCTTCCTAACTTGGCTGCTCAAGAATTCTGGAGGTCCCAAGTTTGTGGTTACACTACATCTGTAACAGGGCATATCAGCCATAGAGCCAACAATTTCAAAAGACATCCAAAGAGAAGAAAATGTATCCGGCCttcacctcctccacctcccaATACCCCTTGTCCACTTGATCTGATTGATTTTGTGGATCTTCATCCTCGAAGATCTTTCTTGGAACTTTTATTCAATGGTTGCATATTGTTTGGAATTGAGTTCTGTTATGCAATGGAAACTGCATACGTTACGCCAGTGCTACTACAGATGGGCCTCCCTGATGCGTTCTATAGTATGGTGTGGTTTATCAGCCCAATATTGG gctttATGCTTCAGCCTTTATTAGGAGCATGGAGTGACACATGCACATCGAGATTTGGAAGAAGAAGGCCATTTATTCTGGTCCTTGCTATAG GAGCCTTATTTGGGCTTACTCTGTTGCTCAATGGTCGAGATATAGGACTGTCTGCGACTGATACAGTGAGTGACCATAAATGGGGACTTATCCTCACAATCTGCGGTGTCGTCCTTATGGATTTTAGTGCCGATTCGGCCGACAATCCCAGTCATGCTTATATGATGGACGTGTGCAGCCCAGAGGATCAAGACCGAGGACTCAATATTCATGCTCTGCTGGGAG GTCTTGGAGGTGGCTTTGGTTATGTTGTTGGTGGAATAAACTGGAATAGAACAAGTTTTGGAAAAGCGATGGGAGGACAGCTGCGAGTTATCTATATCTTTACTTCAATAACGCTGACCATTACCACCATTTTAACGCTAATTAGCATTCCAGAAAGACCTATTCAATTGTTTAGCATAAAGAAGAAAGTGATGAAAAGTCCAAGTCTCCCTCTGCCTCCATCGCCGCCTGTCTTCTTTGAAGAACATGAAAACCAAAACCAAAGTACCCGTAACTCAACTAATGTCTATGCAAGCTTTACCAGTCCCATCTCTCCCGTCAGTCCGCTCACACCAAAGTATGGCAGTCTCATCAGCAGAGACAATTCGTTAACAGGGATTAATGAATTTGCTTCCTCTTTTGGGGCCACAAATATTGACAGTGTACTCATAGACTGCTTCACAGGAGTACACGAGAGTTACTCAGCAGCCTCTGGTAGTATGCCAAGGCAAGCCAGCAGTCTTCCTCGAGTACCTGAAACTTTGTATTGCAGTGGAAATGGAGTTCTGGAagctgcagagaatattacaaCTCCTGGGACAGAACGAGATCATTTAACAATTGGCTCTCTTGATACATCAAGGCCTCGATCATCAGGAATTCTAAAAAGGCCCCAGACGTTGGCTATTCCAGATGTAATTACAGGAACATATCCTGAGAGTAGCAGGAGACGAAATGTGACCTTCAGCCAACAG GTGGCTAATATTTTGCTGAATGGTGTCAAGTATGAGAGTGAGCTTAATGGATCAACTGAGATGTGTCATCGACCCCTTTCAATGAAACTTCTGTGTTCATCCATCTGCCACATGCCTAAGGCCCTGCGTCACCTATGCATCAATCACTTCCTAG GATGGCTGTCCTTTGAAGGAATGCTCCTCTTTTATACCGACTTCATGGGAGAGGTGGTATTTCAAGGGGATCCAAAAGCCCCTCACAATTCTGAAGAATACCAGAGATATAATGCTGGTGTCACAATGGGATGTTGGGGAATGTGTATATACGCCTTCAGTGCTGCATTTTACTCAG CCATATTAGAAAAGCTTGAAGAATATTTCAGTATCCGCACCCTGTACTTTATAGCATATCTTACATTTGGACTGGGCACTGGTCTAGCTACACTGTCTAGCAACATCTATATAATCTTAGCGCTATGCATAACACATGGTATCCTGTTTTCCACGCTTTGTATACTGCCATATTCCCTTCTCTGTGACTACTACCAGAATAAAAAG TTTGTAGGATCCAGTTCGGATGGAACCAAACGTGGAATGGGTGTGGATATCTCTCTTCTAAGCTGCCAGTATTTCCTGGCTCAGATTATTGTATCCATTGTGATAGGACCTTTAACTTCTCTGGTCGGCAGTGCCAATGGCGTCATGTACTTTTCTAGCATCATGTCCTTTGTTGGATGTTTCTATTCTTCCTTATTTGTCATATATGAAGTTCCACCAGGTGGAGATTTGGAGGAAGAGCAGCAACCACTTTTGCTCAACATCTGA
- the SLC45A1 gene encoding proton-associated sugar transporter A isoform X2: MSMSVTTPPADIILPNLAAQEFWRSQVCGYTTSVTGHISHRANNFKRHPKRRKCIRPSPPPPPNTPCPLDLIDFVDLHPRRSFLELLFNGCILFGIEFCYAMETAYVTPVLLQMGLPDAFYSMVWFISPILGFMLQPLLGAWSDTCTSRFGRRRPFILVLAIGALFGLTLLLNGRDIGLSATDTVSDHKWGLILTICGVVLMDFSADSADNPSHAYMMDVCSPEDQDRGLNIHALLGGLGGGFGYVVGGINWNRTSFGKAMGGQLRVIYIFTSITLTITTILTLISIPERPIQLFSIKKKVMKSPSLPLPPSPPVFFEEHENQNQSTRNSTNVYASFTSPISPVSPLTPKYGSLISRDNSLTGINEFASSFGATNIDSVLIDCFTGVHESYSAASGSMPRQASSLPRVPETLYCSGNGVLEAAENITTPGTERDHLTIGSLDTSRPRSSGILKRPQTLAIPDVITGTYPESSRRRNVTFSQQVANILLNGVKYESELNGSTEMCHRPLSMKLLCSSICHMPKALRHLCINHFLGWLSFEGMLLFYTDFMGEVVFQGDPKAPHNSEEYQRYNAGVTMGCWGMCIYAFSAAFYSAILEKLEEYFSIRTLYFIAYLTFGLGTGLATLSSNIYIILALCITHGILFSTLCILPYSLLCDYYQNKKFVGSSSDGTKRGMGVDISLLSCQYFLAQIIVSIVIGPLTSLVGSANGVMYFSSIMSFVGCFYSSLFVIYEVPPGGDLEEEQQPLLLNI; the protein is encoded by the exons atGTCTATGTCTGTAACTACTCCACCAGCTGACATCATCCTTCCTAACTTGGCTGCTCAAGAATTCTGGAGGTCCCAAGTTTGTGGTTACACTACATCTGTAACAGGGCATATCAGCCATAGAGCCAACAATTTCAAAAGACATCCAAAGAGAAGAAAATGTATCCGGCCttcacctcctccacctcccaATACCCCTTGTCCACTTGATCTGATTGATTTTGTGGATCTTCATCCTCGAAGATCTTTCTTGGAACTTTTATTCAATGGTTGCATATTGTTTGGAATTGAGTTCTGTTATGCAATGGAAACTGCATACGTTACGCCAGTGCTACTACAGATGGGCCTCCCTGATGCGTTCTATAGTATGGTGTGGTTTATCAGCCCAATATTGG gctttATGCTTCAGCCTTTATTAGGAGCATGGAGTGACACATGCACATCGAGATTTGGAAGAAGAAGGCCATTTATTCTGGTCCTTGCTATAG GAGCCTTATTTGGGCTTACTCTGTTGCTCAATGGTCGAGATATAGGACTGTCTGCGACTGATACAGTGAGTGACCATAAATGGGGACTTATCCTCACAATCTGCGGTGTCGTCCTTATGGATTTTAGTGCCGATTCGGCCGACAATCCCAGTCATGCTTATATGATGGACGTGTGCAGCCCAGAGGATCAAGACCGAGGACTCAATATTCATGCTCTGCTGGGAG GTCTTGGAGGTGGCTTTGGTTATGTTGTTGGTGGAATAAACTGGAATAGAACAAGTTTTGGAAAAGCGATGGGAGGACAGCTGCGAGTTATCTATATCTTTACTTCAATAACGCTGACCATTACCACCATTTTAACGCTAATTAGCATTCCAGAAAGACCTATTCAATTGTTTAGCATAAAGAAGAAAGTGATGAAAAGTCCAAGTCTCCCTCTGCCTCCATCGCCGCCTGTCTTCTTTGAAGAACATGAAAACCAAAACCAAAGTACCCGTAACTCAACTAATGTCTATGCAAGCTTTACCAGTCCCATCTCTCCCGTCAGTCCGCTCACACCAAAGTATGGCAGTCTCATCAGCAGAGACAATTCGTTAACAGGGATTAATGAATTTGCTTCCTCTTTTGGGGCCACAAATATTGACAGTGTACTCATAGACTGCTTCACAGGAGTACACGAGAGTTACTCAGCAGCCTCTGGTAGTATGCCAAGGCAAGCCAGCAGTCTTCCTCGAGTACCTGAAACTTTGTATTGCAGTGGAAATGGAGTTCTGGAagctgcagagaatattacaaCTCCTGGGACAGAACGAGATCATTTAACAATTGGCTCTCTTGATACATCAAGGCCTCGATCATCAGGAATTCTAAAAAGGCCCCAGACGTTGGCTATTCCAGATGTAATTACAGGAACATATCCTGAGAGTAGCAGGAGACGAAATGTGACCTTCAGCCAACAG GTGGCTAATATTTTGCTGAATGGTGTCAAGTATGAGAGTGAGCTTAATGGATCAACTGAGATGTGTCATCGACCCCTTTCAATGAAACTTCTGTGTTCATCCATCTGCCACATGCCTAAGGCCCTGCGTCACCTATGCATCAATCACTTCCTAG GATGGCTGTCCTTTGAAGGAATGCTCCTCTTTTATACCGACTTCATGGGAGAGGTGGTATTTCAAGGGGATCCAAAAGCCCCTCACAATTCTGAAGAATACCAGAGATATAATGCTGGTGTCACAATGGGATGTTGGGGAATGTGTATATACGCCTTCAGTGCTGCATTTTACTCAG CCATATTAGAAAAGCTTGAAGAATATTTCAGTATCCGCACCCTGTACTTTATAGCATATCTTACATTTGGACTGGGCACTGGTCTAGCTACACTGTCTAGCAACATCTATATAATCTTAGCGCTATGCATAACACATGGTATCCTGTTTTCCACGCTTTGTATACTGCCATATTCCCTTCTCTGTGACTACTACCAGAATAAAAAG TTTGTAGGATCCAGTTCGGATGGAACCAAACGTGGAATGGGTGTGGATATCTCTCTTCTAAGCTGCCAGTATTTCCTGGCTCAGATTATTGTATCCATTGTGATAGGACCTTTAACTTCTCTGGTCGGCAGTGCCAATGGCGTCATGTACTTTTCTAGCATCATGTCCTTTGTTGGATGTTTCTATTCTTCCTTATTTGTCATATATGAAGTTCCACCAGGTGGAGATTTGGAGGAAGAGCAGCAACCACTTTTGCTCAACATCTGA